A single region of the Raphanus sativus cultivar WK10039 chromosome 1, ASM80110v3, whole genome shotgun sequence genome encodes:
- the LOC108839092 gene encoding UPF0725 protein EMB2204-like, which yields MEVDDDYSVENDPIYHPELMMIDSQGDSSVSDRPFDGFGDLPMSDTKLMHFNYEYHVPGYRNRTLVYRYAELGIHRYNLLKGTDWILFNLKSFNKGTNPCAAPYFLTMEAFDPVSWQLQPFQALVCEKALGVLDISVDIARPRDLEEPPPLCEQGCELSLPLPLWPSSEMITDTQHFYMLEEHELRNTPWVRLYLDLVHCTSSRGMSESQLSDFHILQVTIGSLDDAEPPRINSTNAVVYIVYRDLVKFRGGKPSELRAIIRRVYDESTRSLSIQGKNWNPSEKKEKKREKKKNKRFAPLKKRLGVWGAWRLRLDVYRKRTRTR from the exons ATGGAG GTTGATGATGATTACTCTGTGGAAAACGATCC GATATATCACCCCGAGCTGATGATGATCGATTCACAAGGAGACTCTTCCGTGAGTGATCGTCCATTTGAT GGCTTTGGTGATTTACCCATGTCTGACACAAAGTTGATGCACTTTAACTATGAGTACCATGTTCCTGGTTATCGAAATCGTACCTTGGTCTATCGTTATGCCGAGTTGGGGATTCATCGTTACAATCTGTTGAAG GGTACTGACTGGATACTCTTTAACTTAAAAAGTTTCAACAAAGGAACAAATCCTTGTGCTGCCCCCTACTTTCTTACCATGGAAGCATTTGATCCAGTTTCTTGGCAGTTACAACCATTCCAGGCTCTAGTCTGTGAAAAAGCTCTTGGTGTTTTAGATATCTCGGTCGACATAGCTAGACCTCGAGATTTAGAAGAGCCGCCTCCACTTTGCGAACAAGGCTGCGAACTTAGTTTACCTTTGCCTCTCTGGCCCTCCTCAGAGATGATAACTGATACTCAGCATTTTTACATg TTGGAGGAACATGAGCTCCGAAACACTCCTTGGGTTCGTTTGTATCTGGATCTTGTACATTGTACCTCGAGTAGGGGTATGTCTGAG agtCAGCTCTCGGATTTCCATATTCTCCAAGTGACTATTGGAAGTCTCGATGATGCAGAGCCACCGAGAATCAACTCCACAAACGCTGTCGTTTACATTGTCTACAGAGACTTGGTCAAGTTTCGGGGTGGTAAGCCTTCTGAGCTTAGAGCAATCATTAGACGTGTGTACGACGAGTCTACGAGGTCATTGAGTATCCAGGGTAAGAACTGGAACCCTtctgagaagaaagaaaagaagagagagaagaagaaaaataagagaTTTGCACCTCTCAAGAAACGTTTAGGTGTTTGGGGAGCCTGGCGTTTGAGGCTCGATGTCTACAGGAAACGAACGCGCACTCGTTGA
- the LOC108846848 gene encoding universal stress protein PHOS34: MEMSGSLTCVVVAVDGSEVSMEALRWALDNLKLSSPSPDSSFVVLHVQPSPSVAAGVSPGTIPFGGPSGLEVPAFTSAIEQHQKRITDTIMDHARLIFADRPVNVKTQVVVGDPKYKICETVENLHADLLVIGSRAHGRIKRMFLGSVSNYCTNHVHCPVVVIKPKGDSSE; encoded by the exons ATGGAGATGTCGGGAAGCTTGACTTGCGTTGTCGTGGCGGTAGATGGAAGCGAGGTGAGCATGGAAGCTCTGAGGTGGGCATTGGACAACCTCAAGCTCTCATCGCCTTCTCCCGATTCATCATTCGTCGTCCTCCATGTCCAGCCTTCGCCTTCTGTCGCCGCAGGCGTTAGCCCCGGAACCATCCCTTTCGGTGGTCCCA GTGGTCTAGAGGTTCCTGCTTTCACCTCTGCGATCGAACAACACCAGAAACGGATCACAGACACCATCATGGATCACGCTCGTCTGATTTTTGCAGATAGACCG GTGAATGTGAAAACGCAAGTGGTGGTTGGTGATCCAAAGTATAAGATATGCGAGACTGTTGAGAATTTGCACGCAGATCTGCTTGTCATCGGCTCTCGGGCTCATGGCCGCATTAAGAG GATGTTTTTGGGAAGTGTAAGCAACTACTGCACCAACCATGTGCACTGCCCTGTTGTGGTTATTAAACCTAAAGGGGATTCTTCCGAATAA
- the LOC130508677 gene encoding probable ubiquitin-like-specific protease 2B isoform X1, which produces MKKKSLDVFDFSEEDELAESASGKLLEKFANPSPSISPVLQRQRIQSLCQDKPDQKEEVEEGASCAEAATAVVDGHCEDAPALVTEAEDSTRDHLIESDVDHVNHGLAFGLSNDDHAKEAGVDDDNHGLMFGLNTEEHIKETEDHGLGSFSCQPSAESFYPEASSYSQPQLNSPLSDSSSSSEEEQTDMMSAIDESLSDRSALSDDSDSEGDEDWMAERCLDDIEKIDRSTTVIMIPEYVVLKDMPSAASLVIFSCNDINHSSDHVVTLQIGLPNSVDDDSNTTSDHHQKVGVLSCGFSTLWQVEDVLFEPVRKTQDAMFFFKSPDGTWMPCAPKQSGVFHSDYNAGFSRKRARPKENYVSCESQIS; this is translated from the exons ATGAAGAAAAAAAGCCTTGACGTCTTCGATTTCAGCGAAGAGGACGAGCTCGCCGAGTCCGCTTCTGGAAAGCTGTTGGAGAAATTCGCAAACCCTAGCCCGTCCATTTCTCCGGTTCTCCAACGCCAACGGATCCAAAGCT TGTGCCAAGACAAACCTGATCAGAAAGAAGAAGTGGAGGAAGGTGCAAGTTGTGCAGAGGCTGCTACTGCTGTAGTCGATGGTCATTGTGAAGATGCTCCTGCTTTAGTAACAGAAGCTGAGGATTCTACTAGAGACCATTTGATCGAGTCGGATGTAGATCATGTTAATCATGGATTGGCGTTTGGTTTGAGTAACGATGATCATGCAAAAGAAGCAGGTGTAGATGATGATAATCATGGATTGATGTTTGGTTTGAACACTGAAGAACATATTAAAGAAACTGAAGATCATGGACTGGGAAGTTTCTCTTGCCAGCCAAGCGCGGAAAGTTTTTACCCCGAAGCTTCATCTTATAGTCAACCCCAGCTGAACTCCCCCCTTTCAGACTCTTCTTCGTCCAGT GAGGAGGAGCAAACTGATATGATGTCAGCTATTGATGAAAGTTTGAGTGATCGATCCGCATTGAGTGACGATTCTGATTCGGAAGGTGATGAAG ATTGGATGGCTGAACGTTGCTTGGATGATATTGAAAAG ATCGACAGAAGCACGACTGTTATCATGATTCCAGAGTATGTTGTACTTAAGGATATGCCTTCTGCTGCATCTCTGGTCATCTTTTCCTGCAATGATATCAATCATTCTTCAGATCATGTGGTTACTCTTCAGATTGGATTGCCTAACTCGGTGGATGATGATTCGAACACAACTTCTGATCATCATCAGAAAGTAGGTGTCCTGTCCTGTGGTTTTTCTACTCTATGGCAGGTTGAGGATGTTCTGTTTGAACCTGTTAGAAAAACCCAAGATGCCATGTTCTTTTTTAAGTCACCTGATGGGACGTGGATGCCATGTGCCCCTAAACAGTCTGGTGTCTTTCATTCAGATTACAATGCAGGATTTAGCAGAAAAAGGGCTCGACCAAAAG AGAACTACGTCTCTTGCGAGTCTCAGATCAGTTGA
- the LOC130508677 gene encoding probable ubiquitin-like-specific protease 2B isoform X2: protein MKKKSLDVFDFSEEDELAESASGKLLEKFANPSPSISPVLQRQRIQSLCQDKPDQKEEVEEGASCAEAATAVVDGHCEDAPALVTEAEDSTRDHLIESDVDHVNHGLAFGLSNDDHAKEAGVDDDNHGLMFGLNTEEHIKETEDHGLGSFSCQPSAESFYPEASSYSQPQLNSPLSDSSSSSEEQTDMMSAIDESLSDRSALSDDSDSEGDEDWMAERCLDDIEKIDRSTTVIMIPEYVVLKDMPSAASLVIFSCNDINHSSDHVVTLQIGLPNSVDDDSNTTSDHHQKVGVLSCGFSTLWQVEDVLFEPVRKTQDAMFFFKSPDGTWMPCAPKQSGVFHSDYNAGFSRKRARPKENYVSCESQIS from the exons ATGAAGAAAAAAAGCCTTGACGTCTTCGATTTCAGCGAAGAGGACGAGCTCGCCGAGTCCGCTTCTGGAAAGCTGTTGGAGAAATTCGCAAACCCTAGCCCGTCCATTTCTCCGGTTCTCCAACGCCAACGGATCCAAAGCT TGTGCCAAGACAAACCTGATCAGAAAGAAGAAGTGGAGGAAGGTGCAAGTTGTGCAGAGGCTGCTACTGCTGTAGTCGATGGTCATTGTGAAGATGCTCCTGCTTTAGTAACAGAAGCTGAGGATTCTACTAGAGACCATTTGATCGAGTCGGATGTAGATCATGTTAATCATGGATTGGCGTTTGGTTTGAGTAACGATGATCATGCAAAAGAAGCAGGTGTAGATGATGATAATCATGGATTGATGTTTGGTTTGAACACTGAAGAACATATTAAAGAAACTGAAGATCATGGACTGGGAAGTTTCTCTTGCCAGCCAAGCGCGGAAAGTTTTTACCCCGAAGCTTCATCTTATAGTCAACCCCAGCTGAACTCCCCCCTTTCAGACTCTTCTTCGTCCAGT GAGGAGCAAACTGATATGATGTCAGCTATTGATGAAAGTTTGAGTGATCGATCCGCATTGAGTGACGATTCTGATTCGGAAGGTGATGAAG ATTGGATGGCTGAACGTTGCTTGGATGATATTGAAAAG ATCGACAGAAGCACGACTGTTATCATGATTCCAGAGTATGTTGTACTTAAGGATATGCCTTCTGCTGCATCTCTGGTCATCTTTTCCTGCAATGATATCAATCATTCTTCAGATCATGTGGTTACTCTTCAGATTGGATTGCCTAACTCGGTGGATGATGATTCGAACACAACTTCTGATCATCATCAGAAAGTAGGTGTCCTGTCCTGTGGTTTTTCTACTCTATGGCAGGTTGAGGATGTTCTGTTTGAACCTGTTAGAAAAACCCAAGATGCCATGTTCTTTTTTAAGTCACCTGATGGGACGTGGATGCCATGTGCCCCTAAACAGTCTGGTGTCTTTCATTCAGATTACAATGCAGGATTTAGCAGAAAAAGGGCTCGACCAAAAG AGAACTACGTCTCTTGCGAGTCTCAGATCAGTTGA
- the LOC130508681 gene encoding universal stress protein A-like protein: protein MEMSGSLTCVVVAVDGSEVSMEALRWALDNLKLSSPSPDSSFVVLHVQPSPSVAAGVSPGTIPFGGPSGLEVPAFTSAIEQHQKRITDTIMDHARLIFADIPVNVKTQVVVGDPKYKICETVENLHADLLVIGSRAHGRIKRMFLGSVSNYCTNHVHCPVVVIKPKGDSSE, encoded by the exons ATGGAGATGTCGGGAAGCTTGACTTGCGTTGTCGTGGCGGTAGATGGAAGCGAGGTGAGCATGGAAGCTCTGAGGTGGGCACTGGACAACCTCAAGCTCTCATCGCCTTCTCCCGATTCATCATTCGTCGTCCTCCATGTCCAGCCTTCGCCTTCTGTCGCCGCAGGCGTTAGCCCCGGAACCATCCCTTTCGGTGGTCCCA GTGGTCTAGAGGTTCCTGCTTTCACCTCTGCGATCGAACAACACCAGAAACGGATCACAGACACCATCATGGATCACGCTCGTCTGATTTTTGCAGATATACCG GTGAATGTGAAAACGCAAGTGGTGGTTGGTGATCCAAAGTATAAGATATGCGAGACTGTTGAGAATTTGCACGCAGATCTGCTTGTCATCGGCTCTCGGGCTCATGGCCGCATTAAGAG GATGTTTTTGGGAAGTGTAAGCAACTACTGCACCAACCATGTGCACTGCCCTGTTGTGGTTATTAAACCTAAAGGGGATTCTTCCGAATAA